Proteins from a genomic interval of Centroberyx gerrardi isolate f3 chromosome 23, fCenGer3.hap1.cur.20231027, whole genome shotgun sequence:
- the hacd4 gene encoding very-long-chain (3R)-3-hydroxyacyl-CoA dehydratase 4 isoform X1, with translation MRLSIRLAYIFTYNLFQFCGHTWILANMMARFLTFGRDALADTFYSIGVAMTLCQLLSILELFHIADGIEKARLLPRLIQVVERNLLLVMVIILEDIQSKPVVCVLFFLWNILDLLRYPHELLCVLDTPSFDLLWSRYTLWIPIYSLSVATEGITIYQALPYIESTGSYSFQLTAPGSAHIHLPSVLLAYLPVLAVGASVTVWQLLKERKQHLEKWNKKLKRK, from the exons ATGAG GCTCAGCATCAGACTTGCCTACATTTTCACGTATAACCTGTTCCAGTTCTGTGGTCACACATGGATACTGGCTAATATGATGGCCAGGTTTCTCACATTTGGTCGAG ATGCCTTAGCGGACACATTTTACTCTATTGGGGTTGCGATGACTCTTTGCCAGCTGCTCTCCATCCTGGAGCTTTTCCATATCGCAGATGGGATTGAGAAGGCCAGGCTTCTTCCTCGCTTAATCCAG GTTGTGGAGAGGAATCTCCTGCTAGTCATGGTCATAATACTGGAGGACATCCAGAGTAAACCAGTTGTCTGTGTACTATTCTTCCTGTGGAATATTCTAGATCTACTACG GTACCCGCATGAACTGCTGTGTGTTCTAGATACACCCTCCTTCGACTTGCTGTGGAGTCGCTACACACTGTGGATCCCCATATACAGCTTGTCAGTCGCCACAGAAG GTATTACTATTTACCAGGCCCTGCCTTACATTGAGTCGACGGGCTCATACTCATTCCAGTTGACCGCACCGGGGTCTGCACACATTCACCTCCCCTCTGTCCTGTTGGCCTACCTCCCTGTTCTTGCAGTTG GGGCTTCTGTAACAGTCTGGCAGTTGctgaaggagagaaaacagcacCTGGAGAAATGGAACAAGAAgctgaaaagaaaatga
- the hacd4 gene encoding very-long-chain (3R)-3-hydroxyacyl-CoA dehydratase 4 isoform X2 — translation MMARFLTFGRDALADTFYSIGVAMTLCQLLSILELFHIADGIEKARLLPRLIQVVERNLLLVMVIILEDIQSKPVVCVLFFLWNILDLLRYPHELLCVLDTPSFDLLWSRYTLWIPIYSLSVATEGITIYQALPYIESTGSYSFQLTAPGSAHIHLPSVLLAYLPVLAVGASVTVWQLLKERKQHLEKWNKKLKRK, via the exons ATGATGGCCAGGTTTCTCACATTTGGTCGAG ATGCCTTAGCGGACACATTTTACTCTATTGGGGTTGCGATGACTCTTTGCCAGCTGCTCTCCATCCTGGAGCTTTTCCATATCGCAGATGGGATTGAGAAGGCCAGGCTTCTTCCTCGCTTAATCCAG GTTGTGGAGAGGAATCTCCTGCTAGTCATGGTCATAATACTGGAGGACATCCAGAGTAAACCAGTTGTCTGTGTACTATTCTTCCTGTGGAATATTCTAGATCTACTACG GTACCCGCATGAACTGCTGTGTGTTCTAGATACACCCTCCTTCGACTTGCTGTGGAGTCGCTACACACTGTGGATCCCCATATACAGCTTGTCAGTCGCCACAGAAG GTATTACTATTTACCAGGCCCTGCCTTACATTGAGTCGACGGGCTCATACTCATTCCAGTTGACCGCACCGGGGTCTGCACACATTCACCTCCCCTCTGTCCTGTTGGCCTACCTCCCTGTTCTTGCAGTTG GGGCTTCTGTAACAGTCTGGCAGTTGctgaaggagagaaaacagcacCTGGAGAAATGGAACAAGAAgctgaaaagaaaatga
- the c23h4orf54 gene encoding uncharacterized protein C4orf54 homolog — translation MKTKKIFKETPAHREDRDPLQKPEHCGEDAPGRQDETNYVDLDLLDLKTGGAKPVKVSLLGEGNQMSVLMNSSGAGALCAMEPSPGNGGSASQTDAETTGKEDGKVGKCAEDDTEGRCDPASSAAVPCLNANTEDCLKTQEADNGERAITQPDVSKKEDTKNTTNNEELHYTDNYLSGGSESDDYEEEEDDVSLVLSDDCVPCVTEDESHYITTHEIQLSELSDHEGDYDLGVGSSSWDIEDDNQVYSFVDYASFDGDGAVGERGKSHPARPRGAAAVSTLLESDLCDAAKFTSSDESVSKPQQQQQQQQQQQQQQQCSGNATGQIHLSIKTTSRAINDPSDIQEKGNILYHARRAGDMSRYVFRGADGKAEKLCDGAKCFIAAPRRLHLGGKLKGKEVTGYSSGASSAVSELDDADKEVRNLTARAFKSLAYPYFDAINFSTSSESSASEHGIGINRWSTFVDLKYGNVNMSQGLDQSVVSHKNATSSFEIAKNIDNKGYKGMALASIKPPPSEIFTLNGNPHSASSSTKKIELLGKFGQGHSGVITLTETLNFRCNVKSGMSAGERRPKFAQNAAGSRSTDEVTSSLPSGQRRGASKAPCNAGESMEDTHKKAIFASSVIKNVISKKMQFEQERKMERGEICEPHQTPSPCFVQQEGDSHRGKGGRELHRQSSKFSETGSDFAIMCVDELGDIVDSGSCDTKSDSRRQDALTLAPETNLEATNEAGIDTKKGALEASKSTLLRSQNSAFRCWKDGELEFQKEHKSDKTPEGKPPPSNDDLDEGDLYSAGSSKLTKMSHLFVPSIQLLSSDGEVGEQLPSRNYSPRGEGGGMKLRSDNTLYVADSRSVATSKSPEIKINLRSVRDNKAEPFGVSKLRAPNIGCNAASLIRTDDFRCQALAAALKGESSDKVPHFMVRDIRDNKGKLQTPIHQVRDVRKLVKSSYHFVSLDNNDNKYCFASADPHSEQKKQMPYRNPASVSPIVIKCQSVNTNSSGKQSANLIDLSKRRLNEEPFDIDRSSPEGAKSGSALLQKPQGRAPIGNSNKGDSSEGAIGLRIETRSASRRQEKISDSTEKKPESKMANRAALEKLQAAVKTMEQLYVFDRNEWKRKNEPQPLTDSHVLSLITREEHGGPEEEGGRGSNMDKLVWRDSYPNTDKTPPAVAASPGIDILFRREEKDPPKTSQAPGGRDERLGAKSLLMQAGNKNMFNLSSSQKASANSGNAKTPQPNAVAQTPYGTKTFVPKSPKLPVSLKITQAKHQVESKERHEAERSAQNLFSTFSDNENYLTIPVKSHANSSKQAASAEKTSVYTFTAQTQPASPPGHARPNSSSIPRGRDDYNQSPKCSSIVMETRSPDIPPATIYHSLPLSMPANQPQVYCFSPTITPAPTLDPFQATQRKMLLDPTTGNYYLVDTPVQPATKRLFDPETGQYVDVPMPQPPMTPMPMPISPLALSPGAYGHTYMIYPGFMPTPSVIPARTLAQSQMSMQSEAESGEKVLPQQTEGIYMESPYYMATGRSPQAASVAQQQAAAANRPPQGHKQPIISITSQQGPRIIAPPSFDGTTMSFVVEHR, via the coding sequence ATGAAGACGAAGAAAATCTTTAAGGAGACGCCGGCTCACCGGGAGGACCGGGATCCGCTCCAAAAACCGGAGCACTGCGGCGAAGATGCCCCGGGAAGGCAAGACGAAACCAACTACGTCGATTTGGACTTACTCGACTTGAAGACAGGCGGGGCAAAACCGGTGAAAGTGTCGCTCCTTGGCGAGGGAAACCAAATGTCTGTCCTCATGAACAGCAGCGGCGCCGGTGCGCTGTGCGCAATGGAGCCGAGTCCTGGGAACGGAGGGTCGGCGAGTCAAACCGATGCCGAAACTACGGGGAAGGAGGATGGCAAAGTTGGGAAATGTGCGGAGGATGACACGGAGGGTCGTTGTGATCCCGCCTCATCAGCAGCGGTTCCTTGTCTTAACGCAAACACAGAGGACTGCCTCAAAACGCAAGAAGCGGACAACGGGGAGCGCGCCATAACGCAACCGGACGTATCCAAAAAAGAAGACACCAAAAACACAACTAACAATGAAGAATTACATTATACCGATAATTATCTGAGCGGGGGGAGCGAGTCGGATGattatgaggaggaggaggatgatgtgAGTTTGGTTCTTTCTGATGACTGCGTCCCGTGCGTAACGGAGGACGAGTCCCATTACATTACCACGCATGAGATCCAGCTCTCTGAGCTTTCGGATCATGAGGGCGACTACGACCTCGGGGTGGGCTCGTCCAGCTGGGACATCGAAGACGACAATCAAGTCTACTCTTTTGTCGATTACGCGTCTTTTGACGGTGATGGAGCGGTGGGGGAGCGAGGGAAAAGCCACCCGGCTCGCCCTCGCGGCGCAGCAGCCGTCAGCACTCTGCTGGAAAGTGATCTCTGCGACGCGGCCAAGTTCACCAGCTCAGATGAGAGCGTGTcaaagccccagcagcagcagcagcagcagcaacagcagcagcagcagcagcagtgcagcggCAACGCCACGGGGCAGatccacctgtcaatcaaaaccaCTTCCCGAGCTATAAATGACCCTAGCGACATCCAAGAAAAGGGAAATATTCTTTATCATGCCAGGCGCGCCGGAGACATGAGTCGCTATGTGTTTAGGGGAGCTGACGGGAAAGCGGAGAAATTGTGTGATGGCGCAAAGTGCTTCATTGCCGCGCCGCGACGCTTGCACCTGGGCGGCAAATTAAAGGGGAAAGAGGTGACCGGGTACTCCAGTGGTGCGTCCAGCGCAGTCAGCGAACTGGACGACGCTGACAAGGAGGTGCGCAACCTGACAGCCAGGGCCTTCAAGAGCCTGGCGTACCCCTATTTTGATGCCATTAATTTCAGCACGTCCAGTGAGTCCTCGGCATCAGAGCACGGGATAGGGATAAACAGGTGGTCCACGTTTGTCGACCTGAAATACGGCAACGTGAACATGTCACAGGGACTGGACCAAAGTGTGGTGTCCCATAAAAATGCAACGTCCTCATTTGAAATCGCCAAAAATATAGACAATAAAGGTTATAAGGGCATGGCGCTGGCAAGCATCAAACCGCCCCCGAGCGAGATCTTTACTCTGAATGGCAATCCCCACAGTGCATCGTCATCAACAAAGAAAATTGAGCTCCTGGGGAAATTTGGACAGGGGCACAGTGGAGTGATCACACTCACAGAGACACTGAATTTTCGTTGTAATGTGAAATCGGGAATGTCTGCGGGAGAAAGACGTCCGAAATTTGCACAAAACGCGGCGGGATCACGTTCCACAGATGAAGTTACCAGCAGCTTGCCAAGCGGCCAGAGGAGAGGGGCCAGCAAGGCGCCCTGCAATGCGGGGGAAAGcatggaagacacacacaagaaagCCATATTCGCCTCGAGCgtgattaaaaatgtaatttcgaAGAAGATGCAGTTCGAGCAGGAGCGCAAAATGGAGCGGGGGGAAATATGTGAGCCCCATCAGACCCCGTCCCCGTGCTTTGTGCAGCAGGAGGGCGACAGCCACAGGGGGAAGGGAGGCAGGGAGCTGCACAGACAGAGCTCCAAGTTCTCCGAGACCGGCTCTGACTTTGCCATAATGTGCGTGGATGAATTAGGGGACATAGTGGACAGCGGCTCATGTGATACCAAGAGCGACTCCCGGAGACAAGACGCTTTAACTCTTGCGCCCGAAACTAATTTGGAGGCGACAAATGAAGCTGGAATCGATACTAAAAAAGGCGCATTGGAAGCGTCCAAAAGCACGTTGCTTCGCAGCCAAAATAGCGCATTCAGATGCTGGAAGGACGGCGAGCTAGAGTTTCAAAAGGAACATAAAAGCGATAAAACTCCAGAGGGGAAACCGCCTCCATCTAACGACGACCTGGACGAGGGGGACCTGTACTCAGCGGGCAGCAGTAAACTTACTAAAATGTCACATTTGTTTGTGCCAAGTATCCAACTGTTGTCCAGTGACGGAGAAGTTGGAGAGCAGCTGCCGAGCAGGAATTATTCTCCgcgtggagagggaggaggaatgaAACTGCGCTCTGACAACACCTTATACGTCGCAGATTCCAGGAGTGTCGCGACATCCAAATCTCCAGaaatcaaaattaatttaaggAGCGTCAGAGACAATAAAGCGGAGCCGTTCGGCGTCTCCAAGCTGCGGGCTCCCAATATTGGCTGTAACGCAGCCAGCCTGATCAGAACAGATGACTTCAGGTGCCAAGCGCTTGCTGCAGCCTTGAAGGGTGAGTCCTCAGACAAAGTGCCGCATTTCATGGTTAGAGACATAAGAGATAATAAGGGGAAATTGCAGACGCCCATACACCAAGTAAGAGACGTGCGCAAATTGGTGAAAAGTTCCTATCACTTTGTTTCTTTGGATAACAACGACAATAAATACTGCTTTGCCTCTGCCGACCCTCATTCAGAGCAAAAGAAGCAAATGCCTTATCGAAATCCCGCGTCTGTTTCCCCAATAGTGATAAAATGTCAGTCTGTGAATACAAATAGCAGCGGAAAACAATCTGCAAATCTAATCGACTTATCTAAGCGCCGGCTGAACGAGGAGCCGTTTGACATAGACAGATCCTCTCCAGAGGGCGCTAAAAGTGGGTCGGCTCTACTCCAAAAGCCACAGGGGAGAGCACCCATAGGTAACTCAAATAAAGGAGACTCATCTGAGGGGGCCATAGGATTGAGAATTGAAACCAGATCAGCTTCTAGGAGGCAGGAAAAAATATCTGATAGCACAGAGAAGAAACCTGAATCAAAGATGGCCAACCGGGCGGCCTTGGAAAAACTCCAAGCCGCCGTGAAAACCATGGAGCAGCTTTATGTTTTTGATAGGAACGAATGGAAGAGGAAAAACGAGCCCCAGCCGCTGACAGACAGCCACGTGCTTTCACTGATCACCAGGGAGGAGCACGGAGGcccagaggaggaaggaggccgGGGGTCCAACATGGACAAGCTGGTGTGGAGAGACTCCTATCCCAACACAGACAAGACGCCTCCAGCAGTGGCGGCTTCCCCCGGCATTGACATCCTGttcaggagagaggagaaagacccCCCCAAAACCTCACAGGCGCCCGGCGGCCGCGACGAGAGGCTCGGCGCCAAGTCGCTTTTGATGCAAGCCGGGAACAAAAACATGTTCAACCTCAGCTCCAGCCAAAAGGCCTCGGCAAACAGCGGCAACGCGAAGACCCCCCAGCCGAATGCGGTCGCGCAAACACCTTACGGCACGAAAACCTTCGTCCCAAAGTCTCCCAAATTGCCGGTGTCGCTAAAAATCACCCAGGCGAAGCACCAAGTGGAATCGAAGGAGAGGCACGAGGCGGAGAGGTCCGCCCAGAACCTCTTCAGTACCTTCTCAGACAACGAGAACTACCTGACCATTCCCGTCAAGTCTCACGCCAACAGCAGCAAACAAGCCGCGTCCGCCGAAAAAACATCCGTGTATACATTCACCGCCCAGACGCAGCCAGCCAGTCCTCCAGGACACGCGAGGcctaacagcagcagcatccccAGGGGCCGGGACGACTACAACCAGTCTCCCAAATGCTCCAGCATCGTGATGGAGACACGGTCGCCAGACATCCCCCCCGCCACCATCTACCACTCCCTGCCTCTGAGCATGCCCGCCAATCAGCCGCAGGTCTACTGCTTCTCCCCAACCATCACCCCTGCTCCCACCTTGGACCCCTTCCAGGCCACCCAGAGGAAGATGCTCCTGGATCCCACCACCGGGAACTACTACCTGGTGGACACGCCCGTGCAGCCGGCCACCAAGCGCCTCTTCGACCCAGAAACGGGCCAGTACGTGGACGTGCCCATGCCCCAGCCGCCCATGACCCCCATGCCCATGCCTATCTCGCCTTTGGCCCTCAGTCCCGGCGCGTACGGCCACACCTACATGATCTACCCGGGTTTCATGCCCACGCCCTCCGTGATCCCGGCCCGGACGCTGGCCCAGTCGCAGATGTCCATGCAGTCCGAGGCCGAGAGCGGGGAGAAAGTGCTGCCGCAGCAGACCGAGGGCATCTACATGGAGAGTCCCTACTACATGGCGACCGGGAGGTCTCCCCAGGCGGCCTCGGTGGCTCAGCAGCAGGCCGCCGCCGCCAACAGGCCGCCGCAGGGCCACAAGCAGCCCATCATCAGCATCACGTCCCAGCAGGGGCCCCGGATCATCGCCCCGCCCTCTTTTGACGGGACCACCATGAGCTTCGTGGTGGAGCACAGGTAA